In Candidatus Omnitrophota bacterium, one genomic interval encodes:
- a CDS encoding type II toxin-antitoxin system HicB family antitoxin yields the protein MKTYRFQAIIELDEDGYYVADVPSLKGCYTQGKTFEEALENIREVIALCVEELREEGKEIEPDYSEVIGIKTLEIAV from the coding sequence ATAAAAACATACCGTTTTCAAGCGATAATCGAACTGGATGAAGATGGATATTATGTGGCGGACGTTCCATCCTTGAAGGGATGCTACACTCAAGGAAAAACATTTGAAGAAGCCTTGGAAAATATTCGAGAAGTCATCGCCTTATGCGTTGAAGAATTGCGGGAAGAAGGAAAAGAAATCGAACCGGATTATTCCGAAGTAATCGGCATAAAGACGCTGGAAATCGCCGTATAA
- a CDS encoding PfkB family carbohydrate kinase: MNLENVKKILDGFGGHTVVVVGDFFLDQYLFIDPALNEISIETGKIAYQIVGKRPQPGAAGTVCNNLHALGIGKLIALTVIGDDGEGYELRQALAQRHIDIDNVLVSKERFTPTYTKPMLKTAEGEEEMNRQDCKNREPLSPSLEREIQKRLEALAPQANAVIVADQVQERNCGIVTDSLREFIADLAPRFPETIFFADSRERIGEFRNIVIKPNRFEAIQAVEASRKDNFSTPKAIQSALTLAQRSGKPVFLTLDKEGICPVYETAPAPIPCPPVTGPIDIVGAGDSVTAAIVSSLASKASLEQAAVIGNLAASITIRQLGTTGTASPAQVLEAWNANEELYKDI; this comes from the coding sequence ATGAACTTGGAAAACGTGAAGAAAATTCTCGATGGATTCGGCGGACATACCGTCGTCGTCGTGGGCGATTTCTTTTTGGATCAATATCTTTTTATCGATCCGGCGTTGAATGAAATTTCCATCGAGACGGGGAAGATCGCCTACCAAATCGTCGGTAAGCGTCCTCAGCCCGGGGCGGCGGGGACGGTTTGCAACAATCTCCATGCGTTAGGAATCGGAAAACTGATCGCCTTAACCGTTATTGGAGACGACGGCGAAGGCTACGAACTGCGGCAAGCGCTGGCGCAGCGCCATATCGACATTGATAACGTTCTCGTATCCAAGGAGCGGTTTACGCCGACGTATACCAAGCCGATGCTGAAAACCGCGGAGGGCGAAGAGGAAATGAACCGGCAGGATTGCAAAAACCGGGAACCGCTTTCCCCATCATTAGAGCGGGAGATTCAAAAAAGGCTGGAAGCCCTCGCGCCGCAGGCGAATGCGGTGATCGTCGCGGATCAAGTGCAGGAACGCAATTGCGGGATCGTAACGGATTCTCTGCGCGAGTTTATCGCCGATCTGGCGCCGCGGTTTCCCGAAACGATTTTTTTCGCCGATTCGCGGGAACGCATCGGCGAATTCAGGAATATCGTCATCAAACCAAACCGTTTTGAGGCCATCCAGGCGGTAGAAGCGAGCCGGAAAGACAATTTTTCCACTCCTAAAGCTATTCAATCCGCACTGACTCTGGCGCAGCGCTCGGGAAAGCCGGTTTTTCTAACGTTGGATAAGGAAGGAATTTGCCCGGTTTACGAAACGGCTCCGGCGCCGATCCCCTGTCCGCCGGTTACGGGACCGATCGATATCGTGGGCGCGGGCGACAGCGTAACGGCGGCCATCGTCTCTTCGCTGGCTTCCAAAGCGAGCTTGGAGCAAGCCGCCGTCATCGGCAACCTCGCGGCCTCCATCACCATCCGCCAGTTGGGAACGACGGGAACGGCCTCGCCCGCCCAAGTGCTGGAGGCTTGGAATGCGAACGAAGAACTTTATAAGGACATATAA